GTTGAGAGGAGGCTAAGTCATGTTTGTCAGGCTAGCAGAGCAGCATCGTCAGTTTGTGCAGGATCTGGTTATGAATCTGCAAGCACTGGCAATCGTGCTGGAACGTCGAGGCTATTTAGCATCGTGCTACACCTGCGGTGGACAGATGAATAGCGCATCGTTTATGGTGAGCCTAGGTGATAACCATTTGATTCGGTTCTTAGTTTCTGACTATGGGATTACGTGGACAGAGATGCGTGACGATCGTGAGTTGATGAAGCTTGAAGGAGCAGAAGCCATTAGCCAACTCCAAGAGCTAGCTAACTTGATTAAGTATTCAGCACAGATTTCTGAACCCGCTATCCCAGCTAAGACCCGCACCTAGCAGTTCATTGTTTGGCACTTACTGTATTTATGGAATCATCAAGCAGCACGGTAGAACCTACATCTGGAGTGTTTGCAACGGGTGTAAACATTCGCTATGTTCAAGGCATGGTGGATTCTGACCAGCGTCCTTACTTGCTTACTAACCTGATTGAGGGTAAAACTTTGGCTCTACATCAACCGCAGAAGATGTGGACAATTGGGCGTGGACGCAATCGGGTTGCCCTATGGTTGAAAGATAAGCAGCTATCTCGCTACCATGCTGTTATTCAATATGTTGACTACCAAGGTTTTTTCTTGGTTGATCTAGGTAGTACTAATGGCTCTCAAGTAAACGGACAACCGATTCAAGGGCGAGTTTTTCTGCGCGATGGCGATCGCGTCAGCATTGGCAGCACCGATTTCACCTTCTTTCAGCAGCAAGATGTGCGGCAGGCAATCATCGTTCCCCCTGAGATTGTTGACCAGGTTAAGTCTCTAGAGCCAGTCATGACCTTGCTGCCTGAGCGTACTAGCGCATCTGACCTGAGCGATGATGATGACGACGATGATGATGATTACTGATATTCCTAAAGTTCCTAGTTAAGTGCCTGGAATTGCTCCAGTTGAATGGAAGATACCATCAGCAAGGCTAGAGTGGCTCACAGCGACCGATACTCATGTCTGGCGATATTGGTTGGCACAACCAATGACTCTGATTCAAACCTTGAATGAGTATCTTTCCCCCGATGAGCGCCAGCGGGCTGAACGATTTCGGTTTCCGCGCGATCGCCAACGCTTTGTTGCGGGTCGGGGCTGGCTGCGTACCCTCTTGGCTCGTTATCTGAATATAACGCCAACATTAGTTCAGTTTGAATATCTCTCCCATGGCAAGCCTGTGCTAGTCAACGACCCTACAATCCAGTTCAACCTATCCCATTCCCAAGACCTAGCACTTTGTGTTGTTACCCGTCAACATGCTGTTGGCATTGATGTGGAATATCTACGCCCAGTGGCCGCCAATGATATAGCACAGCGGTTCTTTCGCCCTAACGAATGGACTACCCTAGCAACCCTCAACCCTGAAGAGCAACAGAGTGCATTCTTTCGCTATTGGACCTGTAAGGAGGCTTATCTAAAAGCTTGCGGGGATGGACTAGGTAAATTGCAGAGTGTAGAGGTCTCGTTAGGCAATCAAGCACAACTAATTTGGTTAGAAAACGATCGCGGCCAGCAATGGTTTCTACAGGAGTTTCAACCTGCCCATGGCTATACGGCTGCTCTAGTTGTAGCCACAGCCCAGCCTAACCTTCACTTTTGGGATGCTGCCTAGGCAGTTGCAATCACCCTAACTGTAGAGACATCAGTCAACTCGTTAGCGACTTGTTATGGGACATCCACACCTAGTTCAATTCATCACTCACCAGATTGCGCAGCATCCGGAGCATCGGGTTACCTTTGCCCAGTTTATGGAATGGGTTTTGTATCATCCCCAGTGGGGCTATTACTCAAGTCAGAGCGATCGCCTTGGCTTTCAGGGAGATTTTGTCACAGCTCCTCAACTCAGTGTTGATTTTGGCGAACTGTTGGCTGAGCAATTTCAGCAAATGTGGCAGATTTTAGGTCAGCCCGTGCCGTTTACCTTGCTAGAAATGGGTGCTGGACGTGGCACCCTAGCGCGAGACGTTTTGCAGTATATCAAGCAGCATTATCCTGCGATGTGGCTGGGGTTGGAGTATGTGATTGTTGAGCGATCGCCAGCACTAAGGGCAGAGCAACAGCGTCAACTGCAACCATTCCTCAGCCAGGATCCAAATTCAGGCATGGTTCAACCTGTGCGTTGGAGTACCTGGGAAGCAATTGCTCCGGGAACGATCGTGGGCTGTTGCTTTTCTAATGAATTGGTAGATGCGTTTCCTGTACATCGTGTAATTGTGAAGGACAATACTCTCAAAGAACTTTATGTCACAGTAACCGATGCATCTATTCCCTTTACCAATACGATCGCACCGCTCTCTACCACAAAACTGCTTGACTACTTTGACTTAGTAGGGATTGATATTACCCAGTTCCCAGAGGGCTATTGCACAGAGGTGAACTTGGCTGCTGGTGATTGGTTGACAACCATTGCTGAGCGCTTACAGCGCGGTTACGTATTGACGATAGACTATGGCTATTTTGCCGATCGCTACTACAGCCCAACACGTTGTGAAGGCACACTCCAGTGTTATTACCAACACAGCCACCACAATAACCCCTATGTGCATGTCGGACAACAGGATATAACAGCCCATGTGGACTTTACAGCCCTGGAGCGATGGGGCAACCGCCTAGGGCTAGTGAACATTGGTAACCTGGAACAAGCCCTATTTCTCATGGCTCTGGGTTTGGGCGATCGCATTGCTAATCTTGCCAGGCCAGACATCCATGAATCTGCCGACATTCAGGCAATTTTGCGTCGTCGCGAAGCACTACATACCCTAGTTAACCCTATGGGCATGGGCAACTTTAGGGTATTGATTCAAGCGAAAGCACTGACACCGCAGGAAAAAAGCCAACCTTT
This DNA window, taken from Cyanobacteriota bacterium, encodes the following:
- a CDS encoding FHA domain-containing protein; protein product: MALTVFMESSSSTVEPTSGVFATGVNIRYVQGMVDSDQRPYLLTNLIEGKTLALHQPQKMWTIGRGRNRVALWLKDKQLSRYHAVIQYVDYQGFFLVDLGSTNGSQVNGQPIQGRVFLRDGDRVSIGSTDFTFFQQQDVRQAIIVPPEIVDQVKSLEPVMTLLPERTSASDLSDDDDDDDDDY
- a CDS encoding 4'-phosphopantetheinyl transferase superfamily protein, producing the protein MTLIQTLNEYLSPDERQRAERFRFPRDRQRFVAGRGWLRTLLARYLNITPTLVQFEYLSHGKPVLVNDPTIQFNLSHSQDLALCVVTRQHAVGIDVEYLRPVAANDIAQRFFRPNEWTTLATLNPEEQQSAFFRYWTCKEAYLKACGDGLGKLQSVEVSLGNQAQLIWLENDRGQQWFLQEFQPAHGYTAALVVATAQPNLHFWDAA
- a CDS encoding class I SAM-dependent methyltransferase, producing the protein MGHPHLVQFITHQIAQHPEHRVTFAQFMEWVLYHPQWGYYSSQSDRLGFQGDFVTAPQLSVDFGELLAEQFQQMWQILGQPVPFTLLEMGAGRGTLARDVLQYIKQHYPAMWLGLEYVIVERSPALRAEQQRQLQPFLSQDPNSGMVQPVRWSTWEAIAPGTIVGCCFSNELVDAFPVHRVIVKDNTLKELYVTVTDASIPFTNTIAPLSTTKLLDYFDLVGIDITQFPEGYCTEVNLAAGDWLTTIAERLQRGYVLTIDYGYFADRYYSPTRCEGTLQCYYQHSHHNNPYVHVGQQDITAHVDFTALERWGNRLGLVNIGNLEQALFLMALGLGDRIANLARPDIHESADIQAILRRREALHTLVNPMGMGNFRVLIQAKALTPQEKSQPLRGLQIPAMPTT
- a CDS encoding DUF1815 family protein, whose amino-acid sequence is MFVRLAEQHRQFVQDLVMNLQALAIVLERRGYLASCYTCGGQMNSASFMVSLGDNHLIRFLVSDYGITWTEMRDDRELMKLEGAEAISQLQELANLIKYSAQISEPAIPAKTRT